The DNA window AGCCGGATCCGTTCCGAAATGGACACCCACTTTTGGGGAACACTGGCAATGAGTCGTGCCTTCGCCCCGATTCTCGGTGCCAACGGGGGAGGAGCCATCGTGAATGTCATGTCGCTGCTGTCCTTCCGGGTCTTCCCGGGCAACGGTGCGTACGCCGCAGCGAAAGCCGCTGAGTGGCAACTCACCAACAGCACCCGCCTCGAGCTTGCGGGGCAGGGCACGCACGTACTCGGTGTGCATCTTTCCTCCACTGACACCGACATGATGAAGGACTGGAACATCCCCAAGAGCGACCCGCGGGTGATGATCTCGGAAATCCTGGACGCATTGGCGAAAGGCGCCCACGAGTTCCTGGACCAGGACACCAGGGCGGTCAAGCAGCGACTGGGCGCGTCACCCGAGGTCCTGTATGACGGCTTCGGACCATTCGCCGTCACGAAGGACGTCGCCCTGGGGTCGCGGTAGGGGGGGGCCAGGTGAGTCAGCCAGGTCGCAATCGGGGCTCTCCGTAATCGCTTTGTTGACATAATGTGCATTATCGGAACGAGGAGACGGGGATATGGTCCCAGTGCCACTGGCGGTGGGCTGGGACCAGGGTGACAATCGTCACAGCAGAATGACGGCGGCCGTCCCTGCGGCGTCAGGACGGCTGGCGAGGCGTTTTGTAGAACGGAGATCACCGTGTCCTATTTTTTTCACACCGAGTCAGTCGGCGTTGGATCGTCGCAATTGAGAACCGTCCGGACGATCATCATCGTGCTGGGTGTCGTGGCTATCGTCAC is part of the Mycetocola zhujimingii genome and encodes:
- a CDS encoding SDR family oxidoreductase → MNISDAVALVTGANRGLGREFVTQLVAGGARKVYATTRRPEELGVLEGLGAPGQVTALLVDITDSSTIEAAAAAAADVNLLINNAGIATATDLLTGELSRIRSEMDTHFWGTLAMSRAFAPILGANGGGAIVNVMSLLSFRVFPGNGAYAAAKAAEWQLTNSTRLELAGQGTHVLGVHLSSTDTDMMKDWNIPKSDPRVMISEILDALAKGAHEFLDQDTRAVKQRLGASPEVLYDGFGPFAVTKDVALGSR